The Candidatus Krumholzibacteriia bacterium genomic interval GTCGACGCGGTTCATGGAATGGCCGCCCGGGAAGTCCTCGTAGATCTCGTACTCGAAGTCCTTGTCGTGTGCCTTCAGGGCATTGATCAGATGTTCGACCTCGAGCACGTGCACGTCGCGATCGTTGGTCGTGGTGTGGATCAGCAGCGGTGTCTGCAGCTTGTGTGCGTTCCAGGCCGGGGAGCGCTCGCGATACTCCTCGACGTTCTCGTAGGCGGTCTCGCCGATGTGGTAGTCGACGGAGTAGAGATCCCGGTACCCCTGGGTCTGGTAGCCCATACGCGCGACCAGGTCGCTCACGGGAACGCCCGCGTACGCCACGTCGAACTTGTCGGGGTGGTCGAACACGCTCAGGAGCGCGATCAGGCCGCCGTGGCTCCACCCCAGGATGCCCACGTGCTCCGGGTCGACTCCGTCGACGGCCTCCACTGCCCAGTCGCGCGCGGCGACGACGTCCTCGATCTCGAGTCCGCCGTAGTCGATCGCCTCGTAGGTCGACCGCCCGTAGCCGGTCGAGCCGCGGTACTCCGGCGCG includes:
- a CDS encoding alpha/beta fold hydrolase, which gives rise to MWYRILALLALLPIAGPSAALAQGDGPSRADLLEKLEALEKHLEDQDFAIDRLQKKIDDVLWFERVGDVAEIDKVYIPTVPNPRGEETYGIENERHPIKTWCYVFTPRDRTGDLPLLVFPHGGVHGDFNTYYTHIVRELMAEGYVVIAPEYRGSTGYGRSTYEAIDYGGLEIEDVVAARDWAVEAVDGVDPEHVGILGWSHGGLIALLSVFDHPDKFDVAYAGVPVSDLVARMGYQTQGYRDLYSVDYHIGETAYENVEEYRERSPAWNAHKLQTPLLIHTTTNDRDVHVLEVEHLINALKAHDKDFEYEIYEDFPGGHSMNRVDSIRARESRREVYDFLGRYLKPTE